In Miscanthus floridulus cultivar M001 chromosome 8, ASM1932011v1, whole genome shotgun sequence, the sequence GCTCAAGAGAGGAAAAAGACTACTTCGCCCTTATAGTTAAAAAGGGTTATAACCATTTGAATTGTGGGTAAAATAGTCATTCTATGTAAAGTATGAAGACTAGGACCCCTATAAATACCCCTTTGATATGTACTGTATGATCATAAAATGaatataacttgatgttgtgtTCAAATTTTTTATGTTTGAGTAATTTCCTACCCAACACTACCCCCGAAATATTTTAAGACTGCTTTTCCAGGAACCATCCAACACGTACGGTGTTACATGGTCAGGGCTTCAGACTTCAGTGCAGACTGGTGGTTTTACTGGTTCTCTTTCGCGGGGTTTTCGATCTTTCCACAACAAAATCTGCAAACAAAAAATATGATCCTtttagaagaagaaaaagaagcgaACTTTACAACAAATGAATTTAAATTTGAACAAAAAATTGAATTGAGGGGGTTCATTTTAACACATAGCAAGCAAGTTCATTAATCGGTAAAAACTCAAAGAAACCAAGTACTGTTTTTATGTGATGGAAGAAGTGGCAGGATTTCACATGTCCAATTTGTGATTTGTGGAAAAGATTTCTAAAGGTGGTTGGACCTAGAGCCGCCCTAACAAATCAATTTCTACAACACATGCGTAATCTAGAATTTCAAAAAATTACTATTTTTTCCTGACTTGTGATTTTTAAAAAAGAATTATTTATAGAGTAAGCTAGATCTAGAACCTACTATAAACATTAATTTTTAGGTGTGGCTAGAAAACCGCCTTTATAAATTGTCGATTTGTAAAGACGCACAGGTATCGGCGATTGAGCTATACAGGCTTTCCAACCGTCTCTACAACTACTTTTCGTAGTAGCAAAAGGGTACAAAGTACACAAACCCAAACTCCTTCAACGTGTCGGTCTCTCGGCTGGAATATAGCACGAGGAATAATCTAAATTAAGTTTTATCTCTGTCCTGATAGATACATGTGTGGCGCTTGCGCTTCGATCGTGTTGACGACAGTTGAATCGTTCAAATGTAAGGACTGGCTGGGCAGTTCTCTCTCAATCGCAGTGGGTAAGGACATGTGAGGTCATCATCAACCAATAAATCATAGATTTGAAATCATTACACTAGTGCAATTCACTAAGCAAACTGAGGAGATTTGGTTTTCCAAACCGTGTAGCAACTTTTTCTTGTACCACAAGTTGTACAGTCAGAAATAAATAACGAACACTCGAACAGTTCAACTTCTATCTATAGAGCTAATACTAGTAGTTCGACATGTGGACTTGGTCCTCTCCTCTTCGATCGAGTGGAAATTAATTAACCTGGCGTTAGAGCTAATAATAACTGCACTGATAGAGATACATACTCTGTACTCCCGCAGCAGCGCCGACGACTTCCATTGCCGATGCAACCCTCCTCTCCCGCGGCAACTCCCAGCTCGCCTAGGCCTCCGCCCCCACGCCAGCCAAGAAGTAGAAGTCATCCTCTTTTTCCAAGGTCAAGAATAAGAACATATAGTATTTGTTTACGTTCATCACTGTTGCCACACCCACCACTGAAGCCCTAGTTGAAGCAATGCATAAagccttagggggtgtttggatccagtgactaaaatttaggatgtATATCGGGAGGAtgttgtatggggtgttcggatactaataaaaaaataaattacataatccgccagtactccacgagacgaattttttaagcataattaatccatcattagcatatgtttactgtagcaaaaatattgtcaaatcatggactaattaggcttgaaagattcgtctcgcaaattagtcgcagactatgcaattagttttgtaattagtcaatatttaatattccatgcatgtgtccaaatattcgatgggatagcgactaaaatttaggaagagcaaccaaacacccccttaaactTGGCTATTGAGACCACACCTTGATTGAGTAAGAGGGTACGCTTTGCTCACCTGACGCGTCTTAGACTCTAGATCAAGTTAGGTGAAGGAGAGCAAGAAACTTCTATATCTCATGAGTAACGGAGGCGGCTAGGGCGCCCGTCTCCTTAACGCAGGCACTGAATTGGAGATGGACATCCTGCCCGCCTCCGTAAACACGATTTGACCGCCCTCCATTAACATGTACAGTAGTAGTGACTCTTGAAAATCTGGGCCTGTGCCTGAGCACACGTGTCATGTTGGGACTTCAACACTGGTATATAGTTTCTACCGCCAAAAACCTAACCAGGCCAGTTGAGACTCAGTTCACAACCCTAAAAAAATCCTAGCTTCTATATTGCCAATGTATGAGACAATGATTGATGTCCAAAGATCTGAATTTATGACCGAGTTTATGTCAAAACGACAGATACATAACCTATACGCTCATGGAGTAAGAGAGCTATCGCTTTGCTCAGGCGACGCGTCTTAGACTCTGCATCAAGTTGGGTGAAGGGGAGCAAGAAACTTCTGTCTCGTGGGCACGTACTGCTTGCTCTGCGCCTTATACTCTCCAGCTCCTCTCTGCTTCGTGGAGCAGGTCTTGGTAAACATATATACGCCAATATACGCGTTGATTCGCACAGAGGCATCTCGGTGCAGTGCCAAGTCATCATATGCATCATGCATGGCAACATGCACTTTACATACACGTATATATATCGTGGATTGTTTGCGCAGTCGTGCTCGTGCCCTAGCTCTGGTTCGCTGCATACCACACAACACAGCCAGCGTTGCTCATCAGccggttcttcatcttcttcgtcGTCAGTAATGGGGGCTTTTCTATCTGTATCCGGCCACGGCCACTCCTCCCACCCCGAGCACTGCGCTCGCTTTAATCGCGTCGACCGCAACGACTCCCCGCCGTCGCCGTGCAGGATGTGCAATCTGAACGTGGAGACCGGCGCGGCGGCCTATCGCTGCTCGGAGCTCGGCTGCGCCGTCGTCCTCCACGACGCCTGCTACCGACGCCCGACGACGCTCAAGCGCCACTTCGGGCACCGGCAGCACCGCCTCACCCTGGGCGCCGACACCCGCGCCGACCTCTCGTGCAGCCTCTGCGCCCAGCCGCTCGGCACGCCAACCGTCGCCTACAGCTGCGCTCACAGCAGGTGCGCCGGTTTCAGCGCTCACCCGCGCTGCTGCAACCTCCCGAGGAACATGACCACGCCGCCGGACCTGCACGAGCACACCAGCCTTGTCCTGCGCCCTCCGTCGGCGCCGGGTGGGAACGGCGGCAACAGCGAGGCGCGGCCGCGACGAACATGTCTCAAGTGCGGGAAGACGGCCACGACAGCGGGGCGGAAGGCCGCACCGTGGTCGTACCAGTGCCCCAAGTGCGCCGGCGTGGAGTACTGTCTCGCGTGCGTGCTCGGCAACGACGTTAGCACCGTGCCGTGCTGCTGCTTGCCGTGCTGCGCCGTCGACCCTGCAGCCGTGCACTGTGTTGGGTATTTGGCCGGGGCGCTCTTGTGTGGGTTCTTGTCTGGAATGGGATGCCCGGGCATCCCAACTCAGCCGTACCCCGGCGACATGGAACTTACTCCCAGATACCGAACGTGATTGTGGAAATCTAGCAAAAAGCTTTAATTGGTGAACAAGTGTGAGTGCAAAATGAATGTTTTTCCCATCTACACCCATATATATGTGTAAAATTGGTGGACGAGTCTGTATATGATGCCATCCAGTTTTCTGCAATATTCAAGACAACCTAATTTCCAATATGATTACAACTGTCGGTGACGGTTATTAGTAACAACTCTCAGTTTTATTAGTGACCTGTAAGGTATATAACTGTATTGGTATTTGGTAATGGTAAGTGTTTCCAAGAAATGTTGATAAAATTTGAAATATTTTTCCTGGCGAAATATTACTCAAATTTGTAAGTAAAGTTTGAAGTATTTCTACCTAAATTTTTCTAGTATTAGCTACTGATAAGTGATAACAAAGCCACTGCTTCTATGTTGGTGGAACCCAATTAGTAATGTTTTCATACGGAGAACAACATTAATACCGTTACTTTTTCCTCAAACACGCAAAAAAAAATTTGTGTTTTTCTTTCCTCGAAGAACAGTTTGAATACAAGCCATACGAACAGCAAAGTTAGGGCACTTAGCTTCCAACGAGAAATTGCTATAAGATAGTTTCCATACTTACCAAGACACTACGTAGAAAACTTTTTTTTAGGGACGGCTGGtaaccctctgtaggggcggttttgccagccgcccctatgaaaaggtggctacaaatcgctgatttgtaggagcggctggtgttatcagccgcccctataaattgatttataggggcggctgaatatTGAGTCACCCCTATAAATCAATTTTCAGAAAAAACGAACAAAGGGgcaaaaaaaatagcaattttttttaatcCAAGGAGGTCCCCACCAGCAGCCACACACACCCTCActcttcgaacccgcgacctctcGCTCACGCGTAAACTCCTCTACCAATGCACCTCACGATCACGTGTGTCTACATTtcattttggttccccacatattatacaaaactgagcataaattgattatttggtgccctaaactaattcaaataaaaaagttgtcaactacaaagttttataattttttgagatctacaactttcattttggtagtttctccatccgaggtcacttataaaatttgaatttcaaatttaagaaattcgaATGTAGTTttccatgataagatgattttaaatgagaaagttatcaactacaaaatttcataacttttcaagatctacaactttcatttttactgtttgtccatccgaggtcatttaaaaaattaaatttcaaatttttggaaattcaaacgtagttttccttgacaagatgatttcaaatcaaaaagttgtcaactacaaagtttcataacttttcgagatctacaactttcattttggttgtttctccgtccgaggtcgtttacaaaatttgaattttagtgtttaatttttaatactcggcgtctatttgtagaggcacttcaatattgagccgcccctacaaatcggatttgtaggggcggctggatatagagccgcccctacaaatcgggccatttgtaggggcggctaataacaccgaccgcccctacaaatccatttgtacaAAGAAAGGAAGGTGTTGCTACAaattgtttttgtagtagtgagatATACTAAACAAAGAAATCATATATATTTCCAGTAGATGGTTTCTTCATAATAATTTTTTTACCAATCACATGTCTTCTCTCTCTTATCCACCTGTCACATTTCTTCCTATCTTCATTCTCACGTATAGACATAGTTTTTTTATAAGAAACAATTTCCTTTTTCTCTGTTCCTTAATTCTAATGTCATCACCATTTTATTTAGTTTGCACGGTAACTAATAGGTATAGAAATCATCCTAATTTCTGGGTTGAGATAACAGCCATAATGTCATTAGATGTTTGCATACCATAGAGTTCATTCCAAAGACAAAGGAAGAACACGACCTAAAGCAAACATTAAAAATCACATCACGTAATCAAACCGTGCCGCTCTTAGGAGGTGTGTAGAGCCTAGGAACCACGCGCACACATACACGATGGGCAACGAAGAGGAATAGGATAACGCGGGAGATTTTAATTTCCAAATGGCATTACAACTAGGTATCTTTTAATATTCTCCCTCTGTacaggcacggagccagcggtggggctaggggggctccagccccccctaccgctcgcgagcaagcgaagccccgtagagccgctgtctgaaatttcagctgtagatgtataggtaggaggggctgagatttGCTGAATCTCTTTTCTTGCTAATTACCGTTGTTTagtccctcctaaattttttcctagctTCGTCCCTGCCTCTATATTATTATTTCATTTTGGTTACTCgctcttttttatatatattcaCACATGTGACATCATGATAGATAAGTTTTACCAACTTTGGATGAAACTAATGAGAAGTTCACAACTAAACATAACGCGCGTAACCATGGAGACATTCAACCAAAACTTGGAAACTTTAGTATATATTCCTGCCGCATCTGCACGGTCTTCTCACCACAGTGGACATGCAAGTAAACACGCCACAGTGGACATGCaccactaccggagactgtgtagttaccgagtgccccaacaattaccgagtgtcaaaagtcgggacactcggaaaacattacttaccgagtgccaacactcggaaaacataaacacccggtagtagaccgctttaccgagtccgcacactcggtaacttcagacactcggtaaaactacaagtttaccgaaggggcgcactcggtaaaaacagacactcggtattgaggtgccacgtcacctagtataccaaccgtgcgccaaacggcgtcacggcatgacatgtttaccgagtgtagaagtatttgcactcggtaataataaagttttaccgagtgtaagtgcacaacacttggtaaacactatcttttaccgagtgtattggcgcaacactcggtaaaattcaaccaaatttcttgtttttcccttcattctttttcctctatccacatatgatatttagtactccattccaaaatatggtgtttatttcgatttatttactatatttcacaaaattttcattctttatgaaaattaggtacatatcgtgtaaatttaattgtaataattaaaatcgaactcgataaatcacgagattggaagaattaacattgaagcatacatctatgttatagaaaaattttcataacgtttcggaagtatttttacattcgtcgctgccgaaccggtacatctcccaaagagacgctaaacattcacaatgacgagtaggatttctattaagagtgaaattcaacattatgatttgaacttgaaattttttagatagtaaatagatgacatgaaatagttcatgtgaaagtttggtgaattttaggattaaattggcattttttcatttttgttttgcatgaaataatggatacttttaccgagtgtgacctcaaacactcggtaaaggttagccacggcccacctgtctgccacagtgggctgccatgcttctgtttaccgagtgccgtagatctgggcactcggtaaacatataccaggcccacatgttattgggctgcggtgcttctgtttaccgagtgccgtagatctaggcactcggtaaacatgtaccaggcccacatgtaattgggctgcggtgcttcagtttaccgagtgccgtatatctaggcactcggtaaacagaggcATTCACTTAGCCGTTTCTCCCTCAAATTGtgcacagacacacacacacactgcaCACGCCCGCGCATCCCCGCCGCACCGCCACCGTCCcccgcgccggcgcctccccgccgtcccccgcacttgcgcccgcacctccccgcgcccgcgcccgcgcccgcgcgctccccgccgtcgccggcgcctccccaccgccgcggccgcctcctcccctccacgccgtcgcctcctcccctccacgccgTCGCCAGCGCCTCCCCGCtgtcgccggcgcctccccaccgccgcggccgcctcctcccctccaccaccgccgccaccgggcggtcccccacagccgccgccaccgggaaAGGAAGGGCTGCAACCTCATCCATTGCCGAGGTTTGTTGCTAATCTATCTTCTCTACAGTATGAAGCATCTAGGTTGCTGGTCTGTACTGAGCTGCAAAAAAGACCAACGGATTCAGAGTGCAGACAGTTGTAGATCGAATTCTGGTTGAGGGCTTTAGGTGTCGAATTAGAAACTCCAATaggaataaaagttgtagaacttttcaaTACCTTTACAGAGAGTATTTAAATGCCTTTTTTTCATTGAGTATTCTGGGAGATATTGAGTTCTGAATATTACTGTCAGATTTCGTCAGATTGCAATTTCAGTTTCAAACTTCAGTTTTGGTTGTTGATTTAGGGGTGGATCTGGACAGTCCCATAGTAGTGAAAGTTGTAGGACTTTTCAATATCTTTCCAATGAGTATCTAAATGCATTACCACACTATGGCAGCCACTGCAACAACTAACCAAGACAAAAGGACAAATTTTACGATATTGTGCAGCATCTAACATATTTGCAAGACAAAGCCAAGTCTTGAATTTAGTTTACCATTGATCGAGTAATGATTGATAATACAACAGTTCATAATAATGTCAAATTAAATATGCCAACATATTTCCATGTTGTTTTGTATTGTATCAATGCATGATAAAAAATCCAGAATTTCTACAAAAAAATAgatttttcttccatgacaaacctCTGAATGGAGTTTTTCCATAGGCACCCATCCTTTAGGACCAGATAGGTCAGATATCAGGGCTGCAAGACACGTCGCTACAACCTTCTCTTCTTCTAGTAGGAGCTGTTGATTGTCTATTTCCTTCTCTGCACTTTGTATATCTAGCTTGCTGACTGCATAAATAAAACTAGTTAGGGATACACAAATAAAAATTTTGTATGAGAGCAGGTCAGTAGGATAATGCTCCTTTGGGTGAGTACTGCAATCTTCAAGAAGGAATTTTCTTTTCGTTATTAATTGGGCAAAGAAGTCATATTTTCCTTTTTTCGAGTTATGACTAGATGCATTTGTGCAATCTCTTTCTTGTTTCATTTTTTCTTGTATCTTGCTACTTTTGGTTTTGATGTTTTCTCTCAGTAGGGGGGCAATCCTTCCTGCCCCCTCCAAAAAAAGGCATAGGAAAAGTCATTCACGTTACACTTGGTTCAAAACTAATTACAGCATATTCATATTTTGTGGCCAACAAAAAGGAAGCCTTCCCATTATCAATATTCATTCTTAGTAATTAAAAAAATTACATCTATAATTAAAAAATAAGACAAGCCTGCACTGGCAAATGTATATTATTGCAAAGcataaaaaaagagaggaaatgccTGCCAACAATCAATATAGCAGTCAAGGTATACTTGAATTATTTGGCAAATAAACCATGTGGATAAAGTCATTTTGTGATTCCACACTTTCTGTTAGTATGCTAGAATTTGTGACCACAAGATTGATAGTGTTTATATCTTATTATTTTTACTATTGGTGATTGATGGTGGACTGACTTGTTCTACCCATAGTCTGCAAATTACATAAGTGTAAGTAGGTTTATTTTGTCACAAAGATTGGTGTCTGCACTTCCTTTAGCTAATTTATTTATAGCTCCCTACAGTGACATCATTATCAAGAGTCAGCAATGCTATGACCTTGCAGTCACAGTCCAATAATAATTTTCTTCATTTGATTGATCTAATATTTGAGCTGTTTTGATCTGATGTCACTAGGCATGCACTACTCTGTTCTTAGATTTGAGTAATGCTGTCTGATTATTGTTCTGCTCAGGTAGCTCTCGATTGCAATACTGCCATTGTTTAGCCATGTTTGAATTAGACCCGTGCGAAAAATATTCACTTTTGTTCTCTGGACATGGCCACTTTATTTCTGAAAAATTCCTCTTGTTGAAATGCCTGCAGGACGGGGGCTTCTAAGAAGCACGAGCTCAAATCTCAGCAAAAATTGGAAAAGAAGCTCAGGTTTTACTCAAGTAGGTGTGACCTTATCTTAAGTCAGACGATTTTTTTTTCTATGAGATCTTGATTCATAGATTCCCTCATGTTGTCCTGTCATCCATCTTTCACTGCCTGTTGAATTAGATGTATGTACAAGCCAGACATATGTAGGTAGTATGGTGTTGAGGGTTAAAAGTTTGATTGTATGGAAGAACTGACTGAAGTGCTGGCCTTAGGATAAAGGCATTTGTAGATACAAACTGGACATGTAACATTTGTAGATACAAACTGAATTTTCATAATTCTGCAATGTGGATGATAGAT encodes:
- the LOC136475430 gene encoding uncharacterized protein; its protein translation is MGAFLSVSGHGHSSHPEHCARFNRVDRNDSPPSPCRMCNLNVETGAAAYRCSELGCAVVLHDACYRRPTTLKRHFGHRQHRLTLGADTRADLSCSLCAQPLGTPTVAYSCAHSRCAGFSAHPRCCNLPRNMTTPPDLHEHTSLVLRPPSAPGGNGGNSEARPRRTCLKCGKTATTAGRKAAPWSYQCPKCAGVEYCLACVLGNDVSTVPCCCLPCCAVDPAAVHCVGYLAGALLCGFLSGMGCPGIPTQPYPGDMELTPRYRT